From Hippoglossus stenolepis isolate QCI-W04-F060 chromosome 6, HSTE1.2, whole genome shotgun sequence, a single genomic window includes:
- the mafba gene encoding transcription factor MafB has translation MSTELSMGPELPSSPLALEYVNDFDLMKFDVKKEGLAGLERNGVRQCNRLQPQGSVSSTPISTPCSSVPSSPSFSPTEQKNHLEELYWMPNSGYHQQIDPQTLSLTPEDAVEALIGATAHGHPPPPHVQQQLQQQGAFEGYRGPHHHHSHHGHNQQHHHPYPGGIPHHSEELSGHPGGHSHPHSQHHHHHSQDPDSPSPLSPDDLQPLHHHRHHHHHSHMGQSGSHHGSGSGLNVEDRFSDDQLVSMSVRELNRHLRGFTKDEVIRLKQKRRTLKNRGYAQSCRFKRVQQKHVLENEKTHLMNQVEQLKAEIGRLARERDAYKLKCEKLTGSGASNGFREASSTSDTPSSPEFFV, from the coding sequence ATGAGTACAGAGCTGAGCATGGGTCCGGAGCTACCCAGCAGCCCTCTGGCTCTGGAATATGTCAATGATTTTGACCTGATGAAGTTTGACGTGAAGAAGGAAGGCCTGGCCGGGCTGGAGCGCAACGGGGTGCGCCAGTGCAACCGCCTCCAACCCCAGGGCTCCGTGTCCTCCACCCCCATCAGTACACCCTGCAGCTCGGTGCCCTCTTCGCCCAGCTTCAGCCCCACAGAGCAGAAAAACCACCTAGAGGAGCTGTACTGGATGCCGAACAGCGGGTACCATCAGCAGATAGACCCGCAGACGCTAAGCCTGACCCCGGAGGACGCGGTGGAGGCCCTGATCGGAGCCACAGCGCACGGCCACCCTCCGCCTCCGcatgtccagcagcagctgcagcagcaaggCGCTTTCGAGGGCTACAGGGGCCCGCATCACCACCACAGCCACCACGGCCACAACCAGCAGCACCATCACCCGTATCCGGGGGGCATCCCGCACCACTCCGAGGAGCTGTCCGGGCACCCGGGCGGACACAGCCACCCACACAGCCAGCATCACCATCACCACAGCCAGGACCCCGACAGCCCGTCCCCGCTGTCCCCGGACGACCTCCAGCCGCTCCatcaccaccgccaccaccaccaccattcGCACATGGGCCAGTCGGGCTCGCACCACGGCAGCGGGAGCGGACTCAACGTGGAGGACCGCTTCTCCGACGACCAGCTGGTGTCCATGTCGGTGCGGGAGCTCAACAGACACCTACGGGGCTTCACCAAGGACGAGGTCATCCGCCTCAAGCAGAAGAGGCGGACCCTGAAGAACCGGGGCTACGCGCAGTCCTGCCGGTTCAAGCGTGTGCAGCAGAAGCACGTGCTGGAGAACGAGAAGACGCATCTGATGAAccaggtggagcagctgaagGCGGAGATCGGCCGCCTGGCCCGGGAGAGGGACGCCTACAAACTCAAGTGCGAGAAACTGACGGGCTCGGGGGCCAGTAACGGGTTCCGCGAGGCTAGCTCGACCAGTGACACCCCGTCATCTCCAGAGTTCTTCGTGTGA